In Oryza sativa Japonica Group chromosome 11, ASM3414082v1, the following are encoded in one genomic region:
- the LOC4350879 gene encoding disease resistance protein Pikm1-TS-like isoform X2, with translation MSKGAMGRTSIMEKQEEALKEWEPLHESISKLLKGGRITDARERHSLAFMEMELGVIVAYLRMPLPPHTDCPGVDLIDNQIQYHWSYYRDVVISLYNQYGEEAPNAGLLRKAMRCFRRRRSLEYNIPRTAYSLYRECSSDPRLELPSSELMPSPHQAAQVEAGALNDHLVGIDSMANEMLRWLMATDKGLRVMAIAGPAGIGKTTLAMELHRRLRCQTQEYYFQCHVVAANFPRRPYRSKLVLQTILKQIMEQLDAPSPNSSEITMSMLEDNPELLTRNISEHLKDKRYFVLIDDILDESDLEIIKGAFPNNNCGSRILFTAQHEWIAGWFLSNYNGVVHKMKPLNDSDSEKLLRTKAFSSMDDLLPDNLRLLCDEILNKCRGIPLFITGMADWLKQQQHGSSAVLRVEQVRLLLKQFEYWLSFDYSYELSLSSLYLSMFPQGYVFDKDHLVMKWENDGLIRILESSSEYGELYFSELVNTNIITPVGENYGPNLDEDELCQWQVNPFVLSFLASRAAEKGLVFTSSTLTSLPSCGGNNTRIKRRLALHHPDPLLPEMLQQMDLSHTRSLLISGAVDRTTVPLDKFGYLVFLDLQGWENLKDEDLLQICKMFMLSYLSVRNTRVSKLPPQIKELCNLKALDVSQTHIFKIPSEVCELEYLEILELRGTQIKHMPDKIVEKRKYEQLYGNGSVFGMIDSNQKVLTKISKKIHQLRYLKTLATIDLSEFSAKSIQSLGDLERLEVLAITWSFHQCSDEDYQEALRLSIERWRKLKSLTIHCGLGCSMEFLGSLTKPPEGLKKFKVIAGKFVSVPRWIERLVYLTFLQITVCKQVADDVKILAGLVKLQHLVLCLEFIPEEAIVIETKGFKEIERFSLDCPVPWLTFEKEAMPKLTYLRLNLYAFPASEMSVPSGISNLEKLSEAKICYNARYINSPNVKRTVEVVSKEVAKHHNSIDLFINGTQIEVNQAGEEKAESATRFNQVNPPEDVVQAEDEAALRRETEFQSEKEDEDEAECHA, from the exons ATGTCGAAGGGAGCGATGGGAAGAACTTCCATCATGGAGAAGCAGGAGGAGGCGTTGAAGGAGTGGGAGCCCCTCCATGAGAGTATCTCTAAGCTGCTGAAGGGTGGACGCATCACCGACGCCCGCGAAAGGCACAGCTTGGCATTCATGGAGATGGAACTGGGCGTCATTGTCGCATACCTGAGGATGCCGCTGCCACCACACACAGATTGTCCTGGTGTCGATCTCATCGATAACCAGATCCAGTACCACTGGAGTTACTACAGGGATGTCGTGATATCTCTGTATAATCAGTACGGAGAAGAAGCACCTAATGCGGGGCTGCTGCGAAAAGCCATGCGGTGCTTCCGCCGCCGAAGGTCTTTAGAGTATAACATTCCGAGGACAGCGTACAGTCTCTACCGTGAGTGCTCCAGTGATCCACGCCTCGAGCTCCCAAGCTCGGAGCTCATGCCATCGCCGCATCAAGCAGCCCAAGTTGAGGCTGGTGCCCTCAATGATCATCTTGTTGGCATCGACAGCATGGCAAACGAGATGCTCAGATGGCTCATGGCCACCGACAAGGGTCTCCGGGTCATGGCCATTGCTGGACCCGCCGGCATTGGCAAGACCACCCTTGCCATGGAGCTCCACCGTCGACTCAGGTGCCAAACTCAAGAATATTATTTCCAGTGCCACGTTGTGGCCGCTAACTTCCCCCGGAGGCCTTACAGGAGCAAGCTTGTTCTTCAAACCATCCTGAAGCAGATCATGGAGCAACTGGATGCACCATCACCAAACAGCTCGGAAATCACCATGTCCATGTTGGAGGACAACCCGGAGCTGTTGACTCGCAACATATCAGAACACCTCAAGGATAAGAG ATACTTTGTTTTGATTGATGATATATTAGACGAATCAGATTTGGAAATAATCAAGGGTGCATTTCCTAATAATAACTGTGGTAGTAGAATATTGTTTACGGCACAACATGAGTGGATAGCTGGGTGGTTTTTGTCTAATTATAATGGGGTTGTGCATAAGATGAAGCCTCTGAATGACTCGGATTCAGAGAAGCTACTTCGCACAAAAGCTTTTAGTTCCATGGATGATTTACTTCCAGACAATCTTAGGCTATTATGTGATGAAATcttgaacaagtgtagaggaaTACCATTGTTCATAACTGGTATGGCAGATTGGTTGAAACAACAGCAACACGGCAGCTCTGCAGTTCTTAGGGTGGAACAAGTACGCCTACTGCTGAAACAGTTTGAATACTGGCTATCATTTGATTACAGTTATGAATTGAGCCTATCGTCACTCTATCTAAGCATGTTTCCACAGGGATATGTGTTTGATAAGGATCATCTTGTCATGAAATGGGAAAACGATGGGTTGATCCGTATATTGGAGTCTAGTTCAGAATATGGAGAGTTGTATTTCTCTGAGTTGGTCAACACGAACATCATTACCCCAGTAGGAGAGAACTATGGACCCAATCTTGATGAAGATGAATTGTGCCAGTGGCAGGTCAATCCTTTCGTTCTGAGTTTTCTTGCCTCCAGAGCAGCCGAGAAGGGTCTTGTTTTTACCAGCTCAACACTCACCTCATTACCAAGCTGTGGTGGCAACAACACTCGGATAAAACGGCGCCTAGCTCTCCACCACCCTGATCCGCTACTCCCCGAAATGCTGCAACAAATGGATTTGTCTCATACTCGTTCACTACTCATATCTGGTGCAGTCGACAGAACAACAGTCCCTCTAGACAAGTTTGGATATTTGGTGTTTTTGGATCTTCAAGGCTGGGAGAATTTGAAGGATGAGGACCTACTGCAGATATGCAAAATGTTTATGCTGAGTTATTTGAGCGTCAGGAACACAAGGGTCAGCAAGCTCCCACCGCAAATCAAGGAGCTGTGCAACCTGAAGGCATTGGACGTCAGCCAAACCCACATATTTAAGATCCCATCAGAAGTGTGTGAGCTAGAATATTTGGAGATCCTGGAACTAAGAGGCACACAAATAAAGCACATGCCAGATAAAATTGTGGAGAAAAGAAAGTACGAACAACTTTACGGTAATGGTTCTGTATTTGGAATGATTGACTCAAACCAAAAAGTGCTAACAAAGATATCGAAGAAGATCCACCAATTAAGATATCTAAAGACGCTAGCAACTATCGATTTAAGTGAATTCTCTGCAAAGTCAATACAGTCTCTCGGTGATCTGGAGAGATTGGAGGTCCTCGCAATAACATGGTCCTTTCACCAGTGCAGTGACGAAGACTACCAAGAGGCCCTACGGTTATCCATAGAAAGATGGAGGAAGCTTAAGTCCCTCACCATTCATTGTGGGCTCGGTTGTTCCATGGAGTTTCTGGGTTCTCTAACAAAACCACCTGAAGGACTTAAGAAATTTAAGGTAATAGCCGGAAAATTTGTCAGTGTTCCCCGATGGATCGAAAGGCTCGTGTATCTTACTTTCTTGCAGATCACGGTTTGCAAACAAGTGGCAGACGATGTCAAGATCCTCGCAGGCTTGGTCAAATTGCAGCACCTGGTACTATGCTTGGAGTTCATTCCCGAAGAAGCAATAGTGATTGAGACAAAAGGGTTCAAAGAGATTGAGAGATTCTCCCTTGATTGCCCTGTCCCATGGCTGACCTTCGAAAAAGAGGCAATGCCGAAGCTCACATATCTTCGACTGAATCTGTACGCGTTCCCAGCGAGCGAGATGAGTGTTCCTTCAGGTATCAGCAACCTTGAAAAGCTTTCGGAGGCAAAGATTTGCTACAATGCACGGTACATCAATAGTCCCAACGTTAAGAGGACAGTAGAGGTAGTGAGCAAGGAGGTCGCCAAGCATCACAACTCTATTGACCTTTTCATCAACGGTACCCAAATAGAAGTTAATCAGGCTGGTGAGGAGAAGGCAGAGAGTGCAACAAGATTCAACCAAGTCAATCCGCCAGAGGATGTTGTTCAGGCAGAAGATGAGGCGGCACTGAGGAGAGAAACAGAGTTTCAGAGCGagaaagaagatgaagatgaagcagAGTGCCATGCCTAG